A section of the Devosia rhizoryzae genome encodes:
- a CDS encoding HD domain-containing protein, producing the protein MTRQSSRAWQRMLSGRRLDILNPSPVDVELSDIAHGLARVARWNGQTSGDYPFSVAQHSVLVLELFRAANPEAGPEAQLQCLLHDAPEYVVGDMISPFKAVIGGSYKEVEKGLLAAIYLRFSLPATMPGPVSKLVKKADQEAAFFEATNLAGFEAPEARRLFGTPAQEAFEVDDFDRLIRPWPTRQAHDCFIEAFDGIGALIPAS; encoded by the coding sequence ATGACACGTCAAAGCTCCCGTGCCTGGCAGCGCATGCTGTCGGGCCGCCGCCTCGATATCCTGAACCCCTCGCCGGTCGATGTGGAGCTCTCCGACATCGCCCACGGCCTGGCCCGCGTCGCCCGCTGGAACGGCCAGACCTCGGGCGATTATCCCTTTTCCGTCGCCCAGCACTCCGTCCTCGTGCTCGAACTCTTCCGCGCCGCCAACCCGGAAGCCGGCCCAGAGGCGCAACTGCAATGCCTCCTCCACGACGCGCCGGAATATGTCGTCGGCGACATGATCTCGCCCTTCAAGGCGGTGATCGGCGGCAGCTACAAGGAGGTCGAAAAAGGTTTGCTGGCGGCCATTTACCTCCGGTTTTCGCTTCCCGCGACGATGCCGGGTCCTGTCAGCAAACTCGTCAAGAAAGCTGATCAGGAAGCCGCCTTCTTCGAGGCCACCAACCTTGCCGGCTTTGAAGCCCCCGAGGCCCGTCGGCTCTTCGGCACCCCGGCCCAGGAAGCCTTCGAGGTCGATGATTTCGACCGGCTGATCCGCCCCTGGCCAACCCGTCAGGCTCATGACTGCTTTATCGAAGCCTTCGATGGGATTGGCGCCCTGATCCCTGCCTCTTAA
- a CDS encoding cell wall hydrolase — translation MALSHRPVPSRPVRAVSWRLLAVRTLTASVAVSLAYLGLASGAFGPGSDSAAVAKLTAEPVVAKATINFSGAAPTINGSVDHLFASASFTGPNRAEKTDRIRPAADPLAISRSFSEIRTKLAALRGPADPAVFGQSGFAAADGQAEEGPRMSSAALHPGAAAALDAIAGIAPTTGSITSDVTMPQSMPEQLAYARATAPATVFELQGEPMANLSDKEMWCLATAIYFEARGETYRGQVAVAQVVLNRVKDHRYPNTICGVVFQNQNKRNACQFSFACDGIPEAVTERGPWAQAEEIAQKVTSGELYLTEVGEATHYHATYVSPPWARRMTKVTQVGLHVFYKFKTGWLFG, via the coding sequence ATGGCCCTTTCCCACCGGCCGGTGCCGTCGCGCCCGGTCAGAGCGGTTAGCTGGAGACTTCTGGCCGTCAGAACCCTGACGGCGAGTGTTGCAGTCTCCCTCGCCTATCTCGGCCTCGCTAGCGGCGCCTTTGGCCCAGGCTCGGACAGTGCCGCCGTTGCCAAGCTGACAGCCGAACCGGTTGTTGCCAAAGCGACCATCAACTTCTCCGGCGCGGCCCCGACCATAAACGGCTCCGTCGACCACCTTTTTGCCAGCGCCAGCTTTACCGGCCCGAACCGTGCGGAAAAAACCGACCGCATCCGGCCTGCCGCCGACCCTCTCGCCATTTCGCGCAGCTTTTCCGAAATCCGCACCAAGCTCGCAGCCCTGCGTGGACCTGCCGATCCGGCAGTGTTCGGGCAATCCGGCTTTGCCGCTGCCGACGGACAGGCAGAAGAGGGACCGCGCATGTCGTCCGCGGCGCTGCATCCGGGTGCGGCGGCAGCGCTCGACGCCATTGCCGGCATCGCTCCGACAACCGGCAGCATCACCTCCGACGTCACCATGCCGCAATCGATGCCCGAACAGCTTGCCTATGCTCGCGCCACCGCGCCCGCGACGGTGTTCGAGCTGCAGGGTGAGCCGATGGCCAACCTTTCCGACAAGGAAATGTGGTGCCTCGCAACGGCGATCTATTTTGAAGCGCGCGGCGAAACCTATCGCGGCCAGGTGGCCGTGGCACAGGTGGTGCTCAACCGTGTCAAGGATCACCGCTACCCCAATACGATCTGCGGCGTGGTGTTCCAGAACCAGAACAAGCGCAATGCCTGCCAGTTCAGCTTTGCCTGCGACGGCATTCCCGAGGCCGTCACCGAACGCGGCCCGTGGGCCCAAGCCGAAGAAATCGCGCAGAAGGTGACGAGTGGCGAGCTCTATCTCACCGAGGTCGGCGAAGCGACGCACTACCACGCCACCTACGTGTCGCCACCATGGGCGCGGCGCATGACCAAGGTCACGCAGGTCGGGCTGCACGTCTTCTACAAGTTCAAGACCGGCTGGCTGTTCGGCTAG
- a CDS encoding putative PEP-binding protein yields MSLAQEMFAIAPAMAKANLSASQLKLLTGKARWIFRVADAGFPTVPTIAITRAAWDELQAERGRKDKRLRTHWVACLFKLVDKDGVPPKLVVRTSASAHNGGLMPARIGIPAPDLPEDAVDPNRPLARAIKQAFESYGFSDRTWTGREEDRSRQIVLVQAMAGGDDEQFLTRNATTGALGPAPLDGSPLPRMPDSVNALIALLDAKAGRHMACLVSVEKGTLRFISARPVQATPGAELNAAVDRVDRKVWTPQSAVSRVDANRLALMLHPRLKSPEGVAPIAVGLGVSPGAATGIIVFNPEDAARLRARGQHCILVVNETGPADIEGMRAATGILTARGGMSSHAGVIARITGKPCVAGVRTLSVDAVEMVCRIGDREFRAGERLTIDGTDGSVYLGSLPLTQPQIGGSIGKLLGWSDASRSISVRTNVETVDSARTALSFGAEGIGLARSEHMFFSTERMVALRRMILSEDEDARSRALAGLVDYQTGDYSALFSAMKGLPVTVRLFDPPLHEFLPRTDEEIEETAASLGVAVRALRLRLERIAEINPMLGHRGVRLAITYPEILQMQMQAMLAGARAASETQNEPVIVEMMVPFVSTATEVSWVRERAMAIVENAGLSRSERVKFSFGTMIELPRACLRTGDIAHMVDFISFGTNDLTQTTFGISRDDAPAFLAAYQRKGVYERDPFVSLDVKGVGELIQIAIQRGRAANPKLKIGICGEHAGDPASLQFFSGLGVDYVSCSPYRVPVARLTLAQTST; encoded by the coding sequence GTGAGTTTGGCGCAGGAAATGTTTGCGATTGCCCCGGCAATGGCGAAAGCGAACCTCAGCGCCAGTCAGCTCAAGCTTCTGACGGGCAAAGCGCGCTGGATTTTCCGCGTCGCCGATGCGGGTTTCCCAACGGTCCCGACCATCGCCATTACCCGTGCTGCCTGGGACGAACTGCAGGCCGAGCGCGGCCGCAAGGACAAAAGGCTGCGCACCCATTGGGTCGCCTGCCTGTTCAAGCTGGTGGACAAGGACGGCGTGCCGCCAAAGCTTGTGGTGCGCACCTCGGCCTCGGCCCACAATGGCGGGTTGATGCCGGCGCGCATCGGCATTCCCGCACCCGATCTGCCCGAAGACGCGGTGGACCCGAACCGGCCTCTGGCGCGGGCAATCAAGCAGGCATTTGAAAGCTATGGCTTTTCGGATCGCACCTGGACCGGGCGCGAAGAAGATCGCAGCCGCCAGATCGTCCTGGTCCAGGCCATGGCGGGTGGCGATGACGAGCAGTTTCTGACGCGCAATGCGACGACGGGCGCGCTGGGGCCGGCGCCGCTCGATGGCAGCCCGCTGCCGCGCATGCCCGACAGCGTCAATGCGCTGATCGCTCTCCTCGACGCCAAGGCTGGGCGGCACATGGCCTGCCTGGTCTCCGTTGAAAAAGGCACGTTGCGCTTTATCTCGGCGCGGCCTGTGCAGGCGACCCCGGGCGCAGAGCTCAATGCTGCGGTAGACCGGGTCGATCGCAAGGTGTGGACGCCGCAAAGCGCCGTCAGCCGCGTCGATGCCAATCGTTTGGCGCTGATGCTGCATCCGCGGTTGAAGTCTCCGGAAGGGGTGGCGCCGATCGCGGTAGGGCTCGGCGTGTCGCCGGGTGCCGCGACCGGCATCATCGTGTTCAACCCCGAAGACGCGGCACGGCTACGGGCGCGGGGGCAGCACTGCATTCTGGTGGTCAACGAGACCGGCCCGGCCGATATCGAGGGCATGCGCGCCGCGACTGGCATCCTGACCGCCCGCGGCGGCATGTCGAGCCATGCCGGCGTCATCGCCCGCATCACTGGCAAGCCTTGTGTCGCGGGCGTGCGCACCTTGTCGGTCGATGCCGTCGAAATGGTCTGCCGCATCGGCGATCGCGAATTCCGAGCCGGAGAAAGGCTAACCATCGATGGAACTGACGGCTCGGTCTATCTCGGTTCGCTGCCACTAACCCAGCCCCAGATCGGGGGCTCGATCGGCAAGCTTCTGGGCTGGTCGGACGCCAGCCGCTCCATCTCGGTGCGCACCAATGTGGAGACGGTGGATTCTGCGAGGACGGCGCTGAGCTTTGGGGCCGAGGGCATTGGCCTGGCGCGGTCCGAGCACATGTTTTTTTCAACCGAGCGCATGGTGGCGCTGCGCCGCATGATCCTTTCGGAAGACGAGGACGCACGCTCCCGCGCCTTGGCGGGGCTCGTCGACTACCAGACCGGAGACTATTCGGCGCTGTTTTCGGCGATGAAGGGCCTGCCGGTGACGGTGCGCCTTTTCGATCCGCCGCTGCATGAATTTTTGCCGCGCACCGACGAAGAAATCGAGGAAACCGCAGCGTCTCTGGGCGTCGCGGTGCGCGCGCTGCGGCTGCGGCTGGAGCGCATTGCCGAGATCAACCCGATGCTCGGGCATCGCGGTGTTCGCCTCGCGATCACCTATCCCGAAATCCTGCAAATGCAGATGCAGGCCATGCTGGCGGGCGCACGGGCAGCGAGTGAGACGCAGAACGAGCCCGTCATTGTCGAAATGATGGTGCCGTTTGTGTCGACCGCGACCGAAGTCTCCTGGGTGCGCGAGCGGGCGATGGCCATTGTGGAAAATGCCGGGCTCAGCCGATCGGAGCGGGTTAAATTTTCCTTCGGCACCATGATCGAGCTGCCGCGGGCGTGCCTGCGTACCGGCGACATCGCTCACATGGTCGATTTCATTTCCTTCGGCACCAACGATCTGACGCAAACGACCTTCGGCATTTCGCGCGACGATGCGCCAGCCTTCCTGGCCGCCTACCAGCGCAAGGGCGTTTACGAGCGTGATCCATTCGTTTCGCTGGACGTAAAAGGGGTGGGCGAGTTGATCCAGATCGCCATTCAGCGGGGCAGGGCCGCCAACCCAAAGCTCAAGATCGGCATCTGCGGCGAGCATGCCGGCGATCCGGCTTCGCTGCAGTTCTTTTCAGGGCTTGGCGTCGATTATGTCAGCTGTTCACCCTATCGTGTTCCAGTGGCGAGACTGACCTTGGCGCAAACCTCGACCTAA
- the ispH gene encoding 4-hydroxy-3-methylbut-2-enyl diphosphate reductase: protein MEKRPHLDILLCAPRGFCAGVDRAIQIVELALEKYGAPVYVRHAIVHNKYVVDGLKAKGAVFVEELSEIPDSAAPVVFSAHGVPKSVPADARTRNMFFLDATCPLVSKVHVEASRHFEEGHEIVLIGHAGHPEVIGTMGQLPEGAVTLIETVADANAFTPRDPNTLAFVTQTTLSVDDTREIVEALKARFPAINGPHKEDICYATTNRQEAIKAVAPLVDAMIVVGSKNSSNSLRLVEVALRSGCKVATLVDRAEDIDWSLYSGLSSLGVSAGASAPEKLVEEVIDAFALRYDVRVETKVTAEENIAFNIPRVLRTMEVAVGR from the coding sequence ATGGAAAAAAGGCCGCACCTCGACATTCTGCTCTGTGCGCCGCGCGGATTTTGCGCTGGCGTCGATCGCGCCATCCAGATCGTGGAACTGGCGCTCGAAAAGTATGGCGCCCCGGTCTATGTGCGACACGCCATCGTTCACAACAAATATGTCGTCGACGGCCTCAAAGCCAAGGGCGCCGTGTTTGTCGAGGAACTTTCCGAGATCCCCGATAGCGCCGCACCAGTGGTTTTTTCCGCCCACGGCGTGCCCAAAAGCGTTCCTGCCGACGCCAGGACGCGCAACATGTTCTTCCTCGATGCCACCTGCCCGCTGGTCAGCAAGGTGCATGTGGAGGCGTCGCGCCATTTCGAGGAAGGTCACGAGATCGTCCTGATCGGCCACGCGGGTCACCCTGAAGTGATCGGCACGATGGGCCAGTTGCCCGAGGGCGCCGTGACGCTGATCGAGACCGTCGCGGATGCCAATGCCTTCACCCCGCGCGATCCGAACACCCTCGCCTTCGTCACGCAGACGACGCTTTCGGTCGACGACACGCGCGAGATCGTTGAAGCGCTCAAGGCGCGCTTTCCCGCCATCAACGGTCCGCACAAGGAAGATATCTGCTACGCGACCACCAATCGCCAGGAGGCCATCAAGGCCGTGGCGCCGCTGGTCGATGCCATGATCGTCGTGGGGTCCAAGAACTCGTCCAATTCGCTTCGCCTCGTCGAAGTGGCGCTGCGCTCCGGCTGCAAGGTTGCAACGCTTGTCGACCGCGCCGAAGACATCGACTGGTCGCTTTATTCGGGCCTTTCTTCGCTGGGCGTCAGCGCCGGCGCCTCGGCGCCCGAAAAGCTGGTTGAGGAGGTCATCGACGCCTTCGCCCTGCGCTACGACGTTCGGGTCGAAACCAAGGTCACGGCCGAAGAAAACATCGCCTTCAACATTCCCCGCGTGCTGCGTACCATGGAAGTGGCCGTCGGCCGATGA
- the rnhA gene encoding ribonuclease HI: protein MSDRVVIHTDGACSGNPGPGGWGAILQFGAHRKELKGGEALTTNNRMELKAAIEALTALTRPCNIDLHTDSQYVKNGVQSWVHGWKRNGWRTADKKPVKNVELWQALEEATQRHEIEWHWVKGHAGDELNERADELAREGMAPFKQKKAVPLTPPV, encoded by the coding sequence ATGAGCGATCGCGTGGTGATCCACACGGACGGGGCCTGTTCAGGCAATCCCGGCCCTGGCGGCTGGGGTGCGATCCTGCAGTTCGGCGCCCACCGCAAAGAGCTCAAGGGCGGCGAAGCTCTCACCACCAACAATCGCATGGAGCTCAAGGCCGCAATCGAAGCGCTTACGGCCCTCACAAGGCCCTGCAACATCGATCTTCATACCGATAGCCAATACGTCAAGAATGGCGTCCAGAGCTGGGTGCATGGCTGGAAGCGCAATGGCTGGCGCACCGCCGACAAGAAGCCGGTCAAAAATGTCGAGCTCTGGCAGGCGCTCGAAGAAGCGACGCAGCGCCACGAGATCGAGTGGCACTGGGTAAAGGGTCACGCTGGCGACGAGCTCAACGAACGCGCCGACGAACTCGCCCGCGAAGGCATGGCGCCGTTCAAGCAGAAAAAAGCCGTCCCGCTTACGCCGCCGGTTTAG
- a CDS encoding DUF808 domain-containing protein, with the protein MAVGLLALLDDIAGIVKIAAASLDDIAGQAAKAGVKAAGAVIDDAAVTPNYVQGFKADRELPIVGKIAWGSIKNKLLFLLPAALLLSLFAPWLITPLLMIGGAYLCYEGAEKIFHALMPHEAEHHEASLEPAAIDPQTLEDQKVGGAIKTDFILSAEIMTIILAAIETPDFWTRAAILAVAGIGITFAVYGVVALIVKGDDFGLFLAKNGRTGGGRAIGRGIVVAMPHFMRILSIIGTAAMTWVGGSIVVHGLYEFGLAWPEHIIETAAHWAEATFPAIAGFAGWLATAAVDFVFGILIGALLIPVAGYVIAPAWRAVKGMLPKRATA; encoded by the coding sequence ATGGCAGTCGGTCTTTTAGCTCTGCTCGACGACATTGCGGGCATCGTCAAGATCGCTGCCGCCTCGCTGGATGACATTGCCGGGCAAGCTGCCAAGGCAGGCGTAAAAGCCGCCGGCGCGGTGATCGACGACGCCGCGGTGACCCCCAACTATGTGCAGGGGTTCAAGGCCGATCGCGAATTGCCCATCGTCGGCAAGATCGCCTGGGGTTCGATCAAGAACAAGCTTTTGTTCCTGTTGCCCGCGGCGCTGCTGCTGAGCCTTTTCGCGCCCTGGCTGATCACGCCGCTGCTCATGATCGGTGGCGCCTATCTTTGCTATGAAGGCGCCGAAAAGATCTTCCACGCGCTGATGCCGCACGAGGCCGAGCATCATGAGGCGTCGCTCGAGCCGGCGGCGATCGACCCGCAGACGCTTGAAGACCAGAAGGTCGGCGGCGCGATCAAGACCGATTTCATTCTATCGGCCGAGATCATGACCATCATCCTCGCCGCGATCGAAACGCCGGACTTCTGGACGCGCGCGGCCATCCTGGCCGTGGCCGGGATCGGCATTACCTTTGCCGTCTATGGCGTCGTGGCGCTCATTGTGAAGGGCGACGATTTCGGCCTGTTTCTGGCCAAGAACGGCCGCACCGGCGGCGGCCGCGCGATTGGCCGCGGCATCGTGGTGGCCATGCCGCACTTCATGCGCATCCTCAGCATCATCGGCACCGCCGCCATGACCTGGGTCGGCGGCAGCATCGTCGTGCATGGGCTTTATGAGTTTGGCCTGGCCTGGCCCGAGCACATCATCGAAACTGCAGCCCATTGGGCAGAGGCGACGTTCCCGGCCATTGCTGGCTTTGCGGGGTGGCTGGCGACGGCTGCGGTTGACTTCGTCTTCGGCATTCTGATCGGCGCGCTTCTGATCCCGGTGGCCGGCTATGTCATTGCGCCGGCCTGGCGGGCGGTAAAGGGCATGCTGCCGAAGCGGGCCACGGCTTAG
- the glyS gene encoding glycine--tRNA ligase subunit beta, with amino-acid sequence MPELLLELFSEEIPARFQRRAAEDLKKAVTNALVDAGLVYEGAKAFATPRRLALAVSGLPVRSPETREEKKGPKVGAPQPAIDGFLRASGLSSIEEAKVESDPKKGDFYVARIDKPGADAVDLLSGILPKILADFPWPKSMRWGSGTATWVRPLRAVTATFGTENDEPVVVPFTAFTLQSGQTTFGHRFLSPDAIRVKRFDDYVVALERAKVVLDADRRKEIIRTDADHLAFAQGLTVIQDEGLLEEVAGLVEWPNVMMGSFDPDFLKLPEEVIIATIRANQKCFCLRDASGKLAPNFIITSNTIPADGGAIVVAGNERVIRARLSDAAFFYQGDLAIPLEHGLPKLEDMVFHAKLGTQFAMVEKLVALAAEISPQVGADVEKTKRAAMLAKADLVTGMVGEFPELQGLMGRYYATAQGEPAEIANAVEMHYKPVGPSDRVPTEPVSIAVALADKLNVLTSFWSIDEKPTGSRDPFALRRAALGVIRIISENNLRFPLKVDADLLAFFHDRLKVTLRDAGARHDLVDAVLSSDSNDILQITPRAEALSTLLATDDGANLLAGYKRAANILAAEEKKDGTRYDGPVDQAAFRLPEEEALAFAVDGVHAAVAGHVAKDDYKGAMAELATLRAPVDAFFTAVLVNDADPAVRINRLNLLARLRVTMHLVADFSKVAG; translated from the coding sequence ATGCCTGAACTGCTGCTTGAACTTTTTTCCGAGGAAATTCCCGCCCGCTTTCAGCGTCGCGCGGCGGAGGACCTGAAGAAGGCCGTGACCAATGCCCTGGTCGATGCAGGTCTGGTTTATGAGGGCGCCAAGGCTTTTGCGACGCCGCGGCGGCTGGCGCTGGCAGTGTCGGGCTTGCCGGTGCGCTCGCCCGAGACGCGCGAGGAAAAGAAGGGCCCCAAGGTTGGGGCGCCGCAGCCGGCGATCGATGGTTTTCTACGCGCTTCTGGCTTGAGCTCGATCGAAGAGGCCAAGGTCGAGAGCGATCCCAAGAAGGGCGATTTCTATGTTGCCCGGATCGACAAGCCCGGCGCCGATGCCGTCGACCTGCTTTCGGGAATCCTGCCCAAAATCCTGGCTGACTTTCCGTGGCCGAAATCCATGCGCTGGGGCTCGGGCACGGCCACCTGGGTTCGGCCGCTACGCGCCGTGACGGCAACCTTTGGCACCGAGAATGACGAGCCGGTCGTGGTGCCGTTCACCGCCTTTACCCTGCAGTCGGGGCAGACGACCTTCGGCCATCGCTTCCTTTCGCCGGACGCCATCCGCGTCAAGCGCTTCGACGACTATGTGGTGGCGCTGGAGCGCGCCAAGGTGGTGCTGGATGCCGATCGGCGCAAGGAAATCATTCGCACCGATGCCGATCACCTGGCCTTTGCGCAGGGGCTGACGGTTATTCAGGATGAAGGCCTGCTCGAGGAAGTCGCGGGCCTCGTCGAATGGCCCAATGTGATGATGGGCTCGTTTGATCCGGACTTCCTCAAACTTCCCGAAGAGGTGATCATCGCCACCATCCGCGCAAACCAGAAATGCTTCTGCCTGCGCGATGCGTCCGGCAAGCTGGCGCCGAATTTTATCATCACCAGCAACACCATTCCCGCCGATGGCGGCGCGATCGTCGTGGCGGGAAATGAGCGCGTCATTCGCGCCCGCCTCTCAGACGCGGCCTTCTTCTATCAGGGCGACCTTGCAATTCCGCTCGAGCACGGGCTGCCGAAGCTCGAGGACATGGTGTTCCACGCCAAGCTCGGCACGCAGTTCGCCATGGTGGAAAAGCTGGTGGCGCTGGCGGCGGAGATCTCGCCGCAGGTCGGTGCCGATGTGGAAAAGACCAAGCGTGCGGCGATGCTCGCCAAGGCCGATCTGGTCACCGGCATGGTGGGAGAATTTCCGGAGCTGCAGGGCCTGATGGGGCGCTACTACGCGACCGCGCAAGGCGAGCCGGCGGAAATCGCGAACGCTGTCGAAATGCACTACAAGCCCGTTGGCCCCTCCGATCGCGTGCCGACCGAACCGGTGTCGATCGCCGTGGCGCTGGCCGACAAGCTCAATGTACTGACGAGCTTCTGGTCGATCGATGAAAAGCCGACCGGCTCACGCGACCCCTTCGCGCTGCGCCGAGCAGCGCTGGGCGTCATCCGCATCATTTCCGAGAACAACCTGCGATTTCCGCTCAAGGTCGACGCCGATCTCCTCGCCTTCTTCCATGATCGGCTCAAGGTCACGCTGCGCGATGCCGGGGCACGGCATGACCTGGTCGATGCGGTTCTGTCTTCGGACAGCAACGACATCCTGCAGATCACCCCGCGCGCCGAGGCGCTGTCGACGCTGCTGGCGACTGATGATGGTGCAAACCTGCTGGCCGGTTATAAGCGCGCCGCGAATATTCTTGCGGCCGAGGAAAAGAAGGACGGCACGCGCTATGATGGTCCGGTGGACCAGGCTGCGTTCCGCTTGCCCGAGGAAGAAGCGCTCGCTTTTGCCGTTGATGGCGTGCACGCCGCCGTGGCCGGGCATGTCGCCAAGGACGACTACAAGGGCGCCATGGCGGAACTTGCGACGTTGCGGGCGCCGGTCGACGCATTCTTCACGGCCGTTCTGGTCAACGACGCCGATCCGGCCGTGCGCATTAATCGCTTGAACCTCTTGGCTCGCCTTCGCGTTACCATGCACCTTGTGGCGGACTTTTCGAAGGTCGCTGGCTAA
- a CDS encoding DUF2207 domain-containing protein produces the protein MLSRLLATLAVLLALTLPTLAREEIRSFASDVTLRTDGSVAVLETIDVNAEGIDIRRGIYRDIPVTMLSASGTKIRIDLDVEAVSRAGRPELFRVERMGDFQRIWIGNPDALLSDGMHRYTIRYSMDRMARPSADGDELYWNATGNYWDFPIIQSVARVTLPEGATIQNLAAYTGAAGSTETAVAITRESDTTAIFRTERELGPGEGMSFAVSFPAGIVAYPKGADALLQTASDTREIWLPILAVIALFAFNFTTWSRIGRDPPKGTVIPLFHPPKGFSPALVHYVHKWGFANSGWTAMTAAIFDLGVKGLVTIDNTAKTLTVSATGKQPGEKLPTGEKVLFDYFSKRGSVSFDKTNGVELGTKRSEFTGAIEAENRKIWFNNNWGFAVLSVVLAILALVGMVALDALDPVWLVAAVFGGIFVGVIGSVLFNVMKSGHVVQRIILIVFVGIFLFNFASAALAVLTTVTINTAAIAAGSIVVMTVIFAVLMRAPTVQGRKIMDEIEGFRLYLDTAEKNRLNINNEPPLTVERFERILPYAIALDVEKPWSYHFEAELARNAQPQGSYSPLWYSGRNGGWSNGGLSRGVAAASSGMAAAMVAAQPVQASSSGSSGGGFSGGGGGGGGGGGW, from the coding sequence ATGCTGTCGCGTCTACTCGCCACCCTGGCTGTTCTCCTCGCGCTCACGCTGCCGACCTTGGCGCGCGAGGAGATCCGCTCCTTCGCATCCGACGTGACGCTGCGCACCGACGGGTCCGTGGCGGTGCTCGAGACGATCGACGTCAATGCCGAGGGCATCGACATAAGGCGTGGTATCTATCGCGATATCCCGGTGACGATGCTCAGCGCATCGGGCACCAAGATCCGCATCGATCTCGATGTGGAGGCGGTATCGCGCGCGGGGCGCCCCGAACTGTTCCGGGTCGAGCGCATGGGCGATTTCCAGCGCATCTGGATCGGCAATCCTGATGCGTTGCTGAGCGATGGCATGCACCGCTACACGATCCGCTACAGCATGGACCGCATGGCACGGCCCAGCGCCGATGGCGACGAGCTCTATTGGAATGCCACGGGCAATTATTGGGACTTTCCGATAATCCAGTCCGTCGCTCGGGTGACCCTGCCCGAGGGCGCGACCATCCAGAACCTGGCTGCATATACCGGCGCGGCCGGGTCGACCGAAACCGCAGTCGCCATCACGCGCGAGAGCGACACGACGGCCATATTCCGTACCGAGCGGGAACTCGGACCCGGGGAAGGGATGAGTTTTGCCGTTTCTTTTCCGGCGGGCATCGTCGCCTACCCTAAAGGTGCCGATGCCCTGCTCCAAACGGCTTCCGACACCCGCGAAATCTGGCTGCCGATCCTGGCGGTCATTGCACTCTTCGCCTTCAATTTCACCACCTGGTCCCGCATCGGCCGCGACCCGCCCAAGGGCACGGTGATCCCGCTCTTTCACCCGCCAAAGGGCTTTTCGCCGGCGCTGGTGCACTATGTGCACAAATGGGGTTTTGCAAACTCCGGCTGGACAGCGATGACGGCAGCGATTTTCGACCTCGGGGTCAAGGGGCTGGTGACCATCGACAACACCGCCAAGACGCTGACGGTTTCCGCCACCGGCAAGCAGCCAGGGGAAAAGCTGCCGACGGGCGAAAAGGTGCTGTTCGACTATTTTTCCAAGCGCGGTTCGGTCAGCTTCGACAAGACCAATGGCGTTGAACTGGGCACCAAGCGCAGCGAGTTTACCGGCGCCATCGAAGCGGAAAACCGCAAGATCTGGTTCAACAACAATTGGGGCTTTGCCGTCCTCAGCGTCGTTCTCGCCATCCTGGCTCTGGTCGGCATGGTGGCGCTCGACGCGCTCGATCCGGTCTGGCTGGTCGCTGCGGTTTTCGGCGGCATCTTCGTCGGCGTGATCGGCAGCGTTCTCTTTAACGTCATGAAATCCGGCCACGTGGTGCAGCGCATCATCCTGATCGTCTTCGTGGGCATCTTCCTATTCAACTTTGCCAGTGCGGCGCTTGCTGTTCTTACCACCGTGACCATCAACACCGCAGCGATAGCCGCGGGGTCGATCGTGGTGATGACGGTGATCTTTGCCGTGCTGATGCGTGCGCCGACGGTGCAGGGCCGCAAGATCATGGACGAGATCGAAGGCTTCCGGCTTTATCTCGACACGGCCGAAAAGAACCGGCTCAACATCAACAACGAGCCGCCTTTGACGGTGGAGCGCTTCGAGCGCATCCTGCCTTATGCCATCGCGCTGGATGTCGAAAAGCCCTGGTCCTACCACTTTGAGGCCGAACTCGCCCGCAACGCCCAGCCGCAAGGCAGCTATTCTCCACTCTGGTATTCGGGCCGCAACGGCGGCTGGAGCAATGGCGGCCTGTCGCGCGGCGTCGCCGCCGCAAGCTCCGGCATGGCCGCAGCCATGGTCGCCGCCCAACCGGTACAGGCAAGTTCCTCCGGCTCAAGCGGCGGCGGTTTCTCCGGCGGAGGCGGGGGCGGTGGCGGCGGGGGCGGTTGGTAG
- a CDS encoding LemA family protein — protein MEWVILAIVVGLIGYAIVIYNSLVSNRQMVKEGWSGIDVQLKRRTDLIPNLMETVKGYMAHERETLDAVVSARAKATSAQSASPETRAKAEGELSTALGRLIAVAEAYPDLKANTTFLEFQTALQGVEDEIQLSRRYYNGAVRNLNIQVESVPSNIIANSFGFRQAEYFELENEAERAVPSVKF, from the coding sequence ATGGAATGGGTCATCTTAGCGATCGTGGTCGGCCTCATCGGCTACGCGATCGTCATCTACAACAGCCTCGTGTCCAATCGGCAGATGGTCAAGGAAGGCTGGTCGGGCATCGATGTCCAGCTCAAGCGCCGCACCGACCTTATTCCCAACCTCATGGAAACGGTGAAGGGCTATATGGCCCATGAGCGCGAAACGCTCGACGCCGTGGTGAGCGCCCGCGCCAAGGCGACCAGCGCGCAATCGGCAAGCCCGGAAACCCGCGCCAAGGCGGAAGGCGAGCTGTCGACGGCGCTGGGCCGTCTCATCGCCGTGGCAGAGGCCTATCCGGACCTCAAGGCAAATACGACCTTCCTGGAATTCCAGACGGCGCTCCAAGGTGTCGAGGACGAAATCCAGCTCTCGCGCCGCTACTACAATGGCGCCGTGCGCAACCTCAACATCCAGGTCGAGAGCGTTCCGTCCAACATCATCGCCAACAGTTTTGGCTTCCGGCAGGCGGAATATTTCGAGCTCGAAAACGAAGCCGAGCGCGCCGTGCCATCGGTGAAGTTTTAG